In Zonotrichia albicollis isolate bZonAlb1 chromosome 11, bZonAlb1.hap1, whole genome shotgun sequence, a single genomic region encodes these proteins:
- the LOC141730620 gene encoding olfactory receptor 14C36-like, with amino-acid sequence MNIWAFKLSTVACGHHLHTPMFFFLLNLALSDLGMICTTVPKAMHNSLWDTRNISYSGCAAQLFFFVFFMSLEVSLLTIMCYDRYVSICKPLHYGTLLGSRACAHMAAAAWASAFLYSMLHTANTFSLPLCHGNALGQFFCEIPQILKLSCSKSYLRELGLLAVSVGVVSSCFVFIVFSYVQIFRAVLRIPSEQGRHKAFSTCLPHLAVVSLFLSTGFLAYLKPPSISSPSLDVVLSVLYSVVPPALNPLIYSLRNQELKAAGNAFKLVR; translated from the exons caccGTAGCCTgtggccaccacctgcacacgcccatgttcttcttcctgctcaacctggccctcagtgaCCTCGGCatgatctgcaccactgtccccaaagccatgcacaattccctctgggacaccaggaacatctcctactcaggatgtgctgcacagctttttttttttgtgtttttcatgtCATTAGAggtttccctcctgaccatcatgtgctacgaccgctacgtgtccatctgcaaacccctgcactacgggaccctcctgggcagcagagcttgtgcccacatggcagcagctgcctgggccagtgcctttctctattcaatgctgcacacagccaatacattttccctgcccctgtgccatggcaatgccctgggccaattcttctgtgaaatcccccagatcctcaagctctcctgctcaaaatcctacctcagggaacttgggcttctTGCTGTAAGTGTCGGTGTAGTGTCAAGCtgctttgtgttcattgttttctcctatgtgcagatcttcagggctgtgctgaggattccctctgagcagggacggcacaaagccttttccacctgcctccctcacctggccgtggtctccctgtttctcAGCACTGGCTTTTtagcctacctgaagcccccctccatctcttccccatccctggatgtggtcctgtcagttctgtactcggtggtgcctccagccctgaaccccctcatctacagcctgaggaaccaggagctcaaggctgcagg CAATGCCTTCAAGCTCGTCAGATAG